The Myxococcales bacterium genomic sequence GAAGGGGCCTCGACCCAAAACAAGACCGCCAAGGCGCGGGCCGAGGGGGCAAAGCGCAGAAGGCCCGCGCTGTCACGCAGCTCGAGCAGGCGATCCAGCAGCAGGGCTGCATCCGCGTCGTGCACGCCCCGTTCGTAGCCCTCTTCGTAGCGTGCCGCCGCCGCTTTTCGCACCAGCGTCGTGAGCCCTTCGGGGCTGCGTCGGGCTTCGTGGAGCGCAGCGAGCGTGGCGCCGTCCGTGCCTGCTTCGGCGTCCAACAGCAGACACGCCGCCAGGTGCTCGGCTCTGTAGACGTCGGAGGTCTCGGAGATGAGCGTTTGCGACCAATAGGGCTTGGTTGCCAGGAACGCCTCGTCGGCCACGGCCTCGCGAAAGTCCGTACCCGTGATGGCGAGCTCCATCGTCTCTTGGGTGGCGTCGGGCACGAGGGTGAGCTCGAGAGGCTGCGTGTTGACGGTGAAGCGGTGTTTGCCGAGGCGAAGGACATTGTCGCCATCCTCGAAAAGGTCGAGCTTGTCCTTGAGGCTCCGCAGGGCGTCCTGCTGTGCGCTCTTGACCTTGGCAAGCAGCTCGTCGCCCCGGGGGCCTTCGCCGAGGTCGGCGAGGCGAGCTGCCAACTCCCGCACTTTCAGGATCATCGGATCGGCGGCGAAGTAGCCGTTGAGCTCGTCGACGCTCTTCAGCCCCTGGGTGCGTCGCTTGACCCCCTCGAGGATGCGTTCGGCGGCCGCCACCAGGTGCGTTGCGCGGCGCTGACGCTCGTCGAGCAGGCGCTGTTTTTTTTGGCTGAAGGCCTCGTACACCTCTTCGCGCTTGGCGGCCAGGGTGCTGAGATACTCGTCGAACTCGGAGAAGCGAGACTCGAGCTCCTCCATCTGAACCATGAGCCGTGACAGCTGCTCGTCGCACGACTCCGGGGACTCTGCGAAGCCCACGGCGCTCGTGACGGTCTGATCGAAGAGCTTGAATTGGGCCGCGAACTCGGACTCGCCCTCGGCGCGGAGCAGGGTCTTCCGTCGCGCCTCCAGGGTGGCCCGCAGGCGCCCCCACTGGCCGTACGCCTCCGCGATGCGCTCCAGGATCGTGGTGCGCACCGTGGGATCGTCGACGGCCAGGCCGCTCGTCACCTCCGACAGAACGTTGAGCCCCTGATTGAGCGCCTCGACCTTGCCGGCCAGGGGCGCAAGCTCACGGGTCTTCTCGATCTGGCCCACCCGCGCCGTCAGGTCCGCGAGTTCGCCCATGACAGGCCCAAAGGCGTCGTCTCGGAGCAAGAACTGCACCGCAGCCTGGCTCACCGTCTCGAACGCTTTGACTGTCTTCGCCTCGAGGGCGTCGACGGTGGCGCCGTCGACGTAGCGCACCTCCTTGAGACCAATCAGGTGGCCTCGCTCGGCCCGCAGCGCGCTCAAGGCCTCCATGTACGGCGAGATGGCCGACCAGCTGTCTGGTCTCAGGGTCTTGTGCAGCTCGGCCTGGGTGCTCTTGGCGGCAGCCAGCTGCTTGTCGGCCTGGGCCCGCAGCGCCTCGACCTTCTCGAATTCGTCGACGACCAGCTCCGCCGTGTGGCGGATCGCCGACAGGGGCTCGAGCAGGTTGCCCCCCGGTGCCAAGGCCTCACCCAACCAGTGATGAAGGTCCAAGGTGCGCCCAATCTGTGCGATGAGGTCTTCGTAGACCTGCCGGCTTGGCGAGGTGTCTTCCGCCAAGCGCCGGATCGCGAACGCGTCCGAGATGCCGCGCACGAGCTGTGAGTTGCCCACCTTGCCAAGGGGGCCAGTGACCTTCGGCGCCCGCGCGGCGTGCTCGTCGCTCAGAAAGGGCGTTCGCCAGACTTGCATGGGGTGGACGCGCGTCGGCTCGTCGGACTCGGAGCGGAACACCACCATGCGTCCGTCCTCGAAGAGGCTGTAGCCATGGCAGCGCAAGGGCGTCGAGACACGTTTTTCGATGAGGTTGTAGACGAGCAAGGTGTACAGCCCGTCGGATCTGCGGTGAAAGACGTAAAGCACGTCCTCGCCGTTCGGGGCGCGCACGCTGCGTTCGAATTCCAGGCCCTGAAAGTCTCCCTCGAAGACTTTGTGCTGGCCATCCTGAAGGCAGTACCCGCCCGGAAAGATGATGCCGTGGTCTTCCGGAAGCTCGACGCACGCATGCCCGATGGCGTCGATACGGCTGACGTGACGGGCCCGTGTTGCGTAGACCAGGTAGCGTGTGACCTTTTCGTTGAAGGGGCGGATGCGTAGCAGAACGAGAGCGCCCACCCGGGCGAACGCGATGGCAGCGTCGTCGAGTGCCTGCCGGGGATCATCGACGGGCTCGTTGTAGATGCCTTGCCCGTCTTCGGTGTTGTTTTCGACCTTGATCGTGAGGGTGCCGCCCGTGGTCTCGACGAAGATCGTGTCGAGCACGTTGACGTGGGGAAAGCGTCCGCCCACGTGCATGTCGCGCGTGGCTTCGATCCACTCGAAGGTGTGTTGCGGGGGAAAAACGAAGTCGCGCTCACCCCGGTTGTCGATGTACGAGGGCGCTCCGTCGCGACCCAAACCCCACCGAAACACCCGCAGGTCGCCCGGGTTGGGCCCCATGCGAAAGATGGCCAGGACCTTGGTGTCCGTGCGCGACAGCTTCGTGAGACGTGCGTGCTTGTAGTATCTGTAGAGCTCTTGAAAATCGGCAACGAAGCGTGGCTCGGACAGCAGGGACAGGGTCGGATCGCCGGTCTGCACCGGCACGAGATCCATGTCGCCATCCACGGACTCGAACCGGTGAAGCCCGAAGACGTCGCCCACAGCGGTTTCCGTCTTGAGGCCGAGAAACACGTTGTAGCCGAACAGCAGGTCGCCTCGGACCATCAGGATGTCGGCCGGGACGCAGTTGTTCTCGGTGCGCGCGCGATGGCTCGATAACACCGCCCATTCCGTGCTGCCGAAGGCAGCCTTGCGGGCTTCGTTGAGCGCCTGGGCGCGCTCGGCCAGGGCCCGAGCCTGCTCGATGAGCCGCGCCCGAATGACCTCGTATCCATCACCCACGCCGCTCGTGGGCCGTTGCGTTTCGATTGTTTCAGCCATGGCCGGCACCTGCCGCGGGAAGGCGACCTTTCGCCCCCCGCGGTCTCGCGGTTTATTCGAGACCCAGGTCCTGGGCCTGCGCAAGCAGGCGCTCGAGCGCCATGCGCTTGGTGCCGTCCGCGGCCTTCATGACGTGATTCAAGGCCGCCACCACGCTCAGGTTCTTCAGGGCCTCCGTGGTGAGCGCGGGCCGGCTCAGCACCTCTTTGAGGTCCTCGCGGAGGCTCGCTTCGCCGCTCGTGTACTCATCTGCCATTTGGCCCAGCAGCTGGCTGTTGCCCACGGCGCCGTCGAGCGCGTGCCCGAGCGAAACGGCCTTGAAGAACTTGTCGAGGAACGCACCGTCGCCGCCCACGATGTTGATCTTCGCCTCGGATACGGCCTTACCCATGACGGTGGCCTGCTCCTCGGCGATCGAGACCCGCGCCTTGAGCGACTCGAGGGCGACTTCGGTCTGCTTTTCGAGGCGCATCCTGAACTCCTCGTGTTCGCGCGCGTCGCCCTTGAGCTGCTGCATGGCCTCTGCCTTCTGCGAAAGGCCCTGCGCCTCGGCGGCCATGCGCTCGCGAATGGCCGTGGCCTGCGCCACGCCGACCTTCTCGATGGCCGCCGCGTCCGCCTCCTTCACCTTGATCTCGGCCAGGCCCTGCGCCTCCACGCCCGCGGCCTCGGCTTGCAGCATCTGCTGTTTGGCGTGCGCCTCGGCCTGGCCCACCTTTGCGATGGCGCTGGCTTGCACCTCTTTGCCCTTGGCTTCGGCCTGGAGCTGCTCGAAGGTGATGCGGGCTTGCGCCAGCCCCACCTTCTCCGTGGCCAGGGCATCGGCCTCCTTGACCCGCACGCGGGCCAGGCCGTCGGCCGCGGCTTCGGCTTGAACACCCTCGGCGATCCGCAGCTTGCTCCGGGCCACGCGGTCGGCGGCTTCTAGATCCGCATCGGCCTTGACCACCGCTTGCTTCGCCACGAACTTGGCCACCTCGGCTTCGGCTTCGGCGTTCTTCAGCTTTGCGATGACCTGCTCTTGAGCTTTGCCCTCGGCAGTGATGAGGTGAGCGTCTTTTTGTCTCTTGGCCTCAGCGAGTACGCGCAGGTCGCGAATGCGCTCCTCTTCCTCTGCCACCTGCTTTTCCACCGCAATGCGTCCCGCCACCGCGTCTGCGATGAGCTTGCGTTCGAGCTCGAGGGCCTTTTCCTTCTCGATCCGTTGCAGCTCGACCTCACGTTCGCGCGAGATGGCCTCGAGGTCGCGGTCTTTCGACACCCGTTCGTTCTCGACTGCCACCACACGCTCGCGGTTCTTCTGGGCCACTTCGACCTGCCGCCGGCGGTTTTCGTCGGCGATCGCAACCTCTTCTTCTTGGCGGATGCGGGCCACTTCGGCTTTCTGCTTCTCTTCGGCCTGAACGCGCAACGTCTCGGCGCCCTCGCGCGCTTGGATGCTGGCGATCTCGCGCCGCTGGCGGGCCTCCGCGTCCGCACGCTGCTTCTCGAGCTCCATGATGGCCTCGGCGGCCTCGACGTTCTTCTTCGTGATCGCCTTGAGCTCTTCTTGCTTGAGATCATTCGTGCTGACGTTTTGTCCCGCTGTGATCTCGGTGATTTTTCGGATCCCCTGCGCATCGAGGATGTTGCTGGGATCGAGGATCTCGAGAGGGGTCTGCTCGAGAAAGTCAATCGCCGCATCGTCGAGCACGTAGCCGTTGAGGTCTTTCCCGATGACGTCGATGATCTGGTCGCGAAAATCGTCGCGCTTCGTGTAGAGCTCCTCGAATTCGAGGCGCTTGCCCACGGTCTTGAGCGCTTCGGAGAACTTCGCCACGAAGAGCTGTTCGAGCGTCTCCGCATCGGAGGCACGGGCGCAGCCGATCGCCTGAGCGACCTTCAAAACGTCTTCGGCGGTTTTGTTGACGCGTACGAAGAAGTTCACGCGGATGTCGGCGCGGATATTGTCCTTGCAGATGAGGCCCTCCTTGCCCCGCCGATCGATCTCGATCGTGCGGACGGAGATGTCCATCACCTCGGCGCGATGGATGACCGGGATCACCACGGCGCCCGTGAACGTAACCGTGGGCTCGGTACGCAGGGTGTTGACGATCAAGGCGCGGCCCTGATCCACCTTGCGGTAGAAGCGAGAGATGAATACGCCCACGACCAGGAGCAGCGCGGCCATCGCGCCGCCCAGCAGCAGGGCCATTTGCAAGGTCTGATTGTCTAGAATGTCGCTCATCGGAGCCCTCGAGTTGTTCTGTTCTGACCGGCTGAAGGTTTGCCAGGCGGGTCACGCCCGGTCCTCGAACATGGTTTTCCGAAACGTCAGGTGTTGGGAGGTTCCCCGCCCTGGGGCGCAGGGGAGTCGCGGGCAGGGAGTACGTCGTCGAAGCGCTCGACCTCGAAAGCCTCCCGCTTCACATCCCACGCGACGAGCACCACCCGCTCACCTCGTGCGAGCGCGGTGGCCGGCGTGGATCGGATCTCCACGATGAGTCCAGCCCCGCCGTCGTCCACGCGGGCCTGACCGAAACGCGCGTCGACACGGCCCGTGGCCACCTCACCCAACTTGCCTACGAGGTGCGCACGCCGGGGCGCTTCGTGCACCTTGAAGAGCGGCCGCAGCGGTCGTACCAGGACACCACAAAGAGGCAGCGAGACCACGAGCAGGCCAAAGGCGATGATCGCTCCCGGCAGGAGGGCGACGGGCCCTGTCAGTGCGAGGGTGAAGTGGCACGCGACGAAGTTGAAGAGCGCCACGGCCGTGCCGTAAACGGTAAGGGGCACGTGGCGAAGGCCGAGGAAGTTGAACAGCCCCGCCGCTGCGCCGAGGCCTGCGTCCGCCGGTGTGCCCGCCGCGTCTCCCACGCCGTCCGCGCCCCCGAGCGCTTCCACGTCGAGCGAGCCGCCCGCCACCAACAGCCAGTAGAGCAGGACGAAGCCAAGGGCGACCGTCCAGAGGACCGTGGGGTAGGCGAGTGCAGCCGCGACGAAGGCCGTAAACATGGGGGTCGCGACTATATCACAGCACGCGTCACGGCCGACGACTCAGGTGTAACGGAGACGTGAACGCAGGGAATCGCGATCGTCTCGTCATGCGGGCGGTTCTTCGTTCGCGTGCAGACCGCACATACGTTCACGCCGAAAGGCACTGTGCGAGGTAAGCGATGTTGCGAAAAACTCTTGTTTTCGCAGCACTTCTGGTACCATCGGCTTCCATGGCGATGAAGCGGAAGGCTGGTGGACCATCGAGGCGCCCGAAAAAGTCCTCGAAAAAGGCCAAGGGCTCGGCTGTGAAGAAGGCCGCAAAGAAGTCCAAAAAGGCGGCTAAAAAGGCCACGAAAAAGGCGGCCAAAAAGACAAGCAAGAGGGCAGGCAAAAAGGCCGCCAAAAAAGCGAGCAGGAAAACGGCCAAAAAAGCCGGGAAAAAAGGCGGGAAAAAAGCGGCCAAAACGGCAAGCCCCCGGGGCGCCAAGAAGGCGTCCAAGCGCGCTGCCAAGAAGGCAGCCAAGAAGGTCGCCCCGAAGGCCAGCAAGGCGAAGCGGGCTGCGAAGCCGGTGGCATCTGCCCCAGTGATCGAGCCGACGGGCGAGTCCTCCTCTCCGCAGGGCGCCGAGTCCAGCGGCGATGCAGGTGGTGCTGCCGACGGCGACGCGGAGCCTGACCCAGAACGCCCCCTTGAACGCACCCGGAGACGGCCTGCCCGCCATGGGGGCCTGACAGTTGCCGACTACGCCGCCGCTCTCGTGGGCTGGAAGGCGAAGGCCGTCAATCGTTTGCGCGCCATCATCGCAGAGGCCGCTCCTGAAGCCCGCGAGTCCATCAAGTGGGGCCAACCGACCTACGAGCTTGGTGGCCCGTTCTCCTACATCGCGGTCTTCAAAAGCACCGTGAACTTCGGGTTCTGGCGGGGCGCCGAGCTTCCAGGCGAGGGCTTGCTGGTGGGGGGCGGTCAGGAGATGAGGCATGTGCGCCTCACCGAGACCACCCCGCTCGATGACTCGGATTTCATCGAGCGTCTGGTCTCATTGGTGAGGGCCGCAGCGGCCTTGAACCGGCTTGGCGCCGAAGCCTCGGGCCCGTAGGCGGACAGGACCCGAAAAGCGAAACGCGGAGCCACAGGGCTCCGCGAACGCTCCTGTCATCGAGAGCCGGGGCTCATAGCTCCCAGCCGAGCCGCGCGGAGGCGGACCAGCTGTCGAGATCTCCGTTGCCCGAGACCGCGCTGTCGACCAATTGCTCGTCGAAGGCGAAGCGAGCGGTTCCCCGGATGTCGAACAGAAAGCCTCCTGCGTGGATGCCGAGGCCGACGCCTGCGGGGACGAAGAAGACGTCGTCACGGCTGTCGACCCCGGACAAGTTCACGTCGTCGTTGACGAGTTGGTAGTGGGTCCACCCCCCGCCCCCGAAAATGTAGGGCTGGACGGTGGTGCGGGTGAAGTTGATGCGCAGGTTGGCCTCGCCCCCGTTGCCAATCAAATTCGCATCACTCGACAAGCCGGTTACGTCAGTGGGTTGAGCTGAGCCCACGTAAGCCGCCTCGACGGCCACGAAGGAGCGGGTGCCGTAAGTCAGACGGGCCTCCCACAGGCCCCCAAGGCCCGCTACGTCGCTCGTGTCGGTGTTGATGAAGTTGGTGATGCCCCCTCCCACGCTGATTCCAAGACCGGCAGGCGTGAGGAGGTGAGAGGGACGTTCCCTCCACAGCATGGTCTCGCCTGAAGACCCTTCGTAGTCGTAGGGGTCGTATACGCGTACCGTGACGTCGGGGTCACCCGTCGTGCCCGTGTCCGCCTGGGCGGTGGGGCCGTAGCCCGATGAGGAGGACTCTTCGGCGAGGGCGCTCGCACCGTCGCTGTCGCTGGTGTCGGCTCCGTCCATGGGGGTCGTGCTGGCCGCCAGGCTACGTGTGCCGGTGTCGCTGGTCCGGGGGCCTTCCTCGTCCGCTTGCTCCCCTTCGCTGCCAGGCGAAGAGACCTGTCCCACCTCACCGGTGCCTTGTGTTTGGCGACTGACGTTCGTTGCCGGGGCGCCTGCGCCGCTTTGGTCGAGAGGGATCACCACGGTCTCTCTGTACACGCCGATGACATCAGGGGCCTCTCCGCTTCGCCTCGGGGCACCGGGGTTCAGGCCTTGGGTCTCCGTGGCGACCTTGAGGACCTTTTGGTTCATACCGCCACTGCGGGGC encodes the following:
- a CDS encoding YqiJ family protein; translation: MFTAFVAAALAYPTVLWTVALGFVLLYWLLVAGGSLDVEALGGADGVGDAAGTPADAGLGAAAGLFNFLGLRHVPLTVYGTAVALFNFVACHFTLALTGPVALLPGAIIAFGLLVVSLPLCGVLVRPLRPLFKVHEAPRRAHLVGKLGEVATGRVDARFGQARVDDGGAGLIVEIRSTPATALARGERVVLVAWDVKREAFEVERFDDVLPARDSPAPQGGEPPNT
- a CDS encoding OmpA family protein, with amino-acid sequence MKTLAFATLAVLAITPAVAQAQTQGGGMDTQAPTGGPSVEGTSGTGTMQAPPKAKPGRSSRGAGMKTEASTITFAAGSATLDDAAKDKLKDVATWLEGNSQRQVYITASGTSPEAESEGSALAARRAQAAESFLEGQLTNGNDDQVKVAGPGEAVPRSGGMNQKVLKVATETQGLNPGAPRRSGEAPDVIGVYRETVVIPLDQSGAGAPATNVSRQTQGTGEVGQVSSPGSEGEQADEEGPRTSDTGTRSLAASTTPMDGADTSDSDGASALAEESSSSGYGPTAQADTGTTGDPDVTVRVYDPYDYEGSSGETMLWRERPSHLLTPAGLGISVGGGITNFINTDTSDVAGLGGLWEARLTYGTRSFVAVEAAYVGSAQPTDVTGLSSDANLIGNGGEANLRINFTRTTVQPYIFGGGGWTHYQLVNDDVNLSGVDSRDDVFFVPAGVGLGIHAGGFLFDIRGTARFAFDEQLVDSAVSGNGDLDSWSASARLGWEL
- a CDS encoding DUF1801 domain-containing protein — encoded protein: MASAPVIEPTGESSSPQGAESSGDAGGAADGDAEPDPERPLERTRRRPARHGGLTVADYAAALVGWKAKAVNRLRAIIAEAAPEARESIKWGQPTYELGGPFSYIAVFKSTVNFGFWRGAELPGEGLLVGGGQEMRHVRLTETTPLDDSDFIERLVSLVRAAAALNRLGAEASGP
- a CDS encoding DNA repair ATPase yields the protein MAETIETQRPTSGVGDGYEVIRARLIEQARALAERAQALNEARKAAFGSTEWAVLSSHRARTENNCVPADILMVRGDLLFGYNVFLGLKTETAVGDVFGLHRFESVDGDMDLVPVQTGDPTLSLLSEPRFVADFQELYRYYKHARLTKLSRTDTKVLAIFRMGPNPGDLRVFRWGLGRDGAPSYIDNRGERDFVFPPQHTFEWIEATRDMHVGGRFPHVNVLDTIFVETTGGTLTIKVENNTEDGQGIYNEPVDDPRQALDDAAIAFARVGALVLLRIRPFNEKVTRYLVYATRARHVSRIDAIGHACVELPEDHGIIFPGGYCLQDGQHKVFEGDFQGLEFERSVRAPNGEDVLYVFHRRSDGLYTLLVYNLIEKRVSTPLRCHGYSLFEDGRMVVFRSESDEPTRVHPMQVWRTPFLSDEHAARAPKVTGPLGKVGNSQLVRGISDAFAIRRLAEDTSPSRQVYEDLIAQIGRTLDLHHWLGEALAPGGNLLEPLSAIRHTAELVVDEFEKVEALRAQADKQLAAAKSTQAELHKTLRPDSWSAISPYMEALSALRAERGHLIGLKEVRYVDGATVDALEAKTVKAFETVSQAAVQFLLRDDAFGPVMGELADLTARVGQIEKTRELAPLAGKVEALNQGLNVLSEVTSGLAVDDPTVRTTILERIAEAYGQWGRLRATLEARRKTLLRAEGESEFAAQFKLFDQTVTSAVGFAESPESCDEQLSRLMVQMEELESRFSEFDEYLSTLAAKREEVYEAFSQKKQRLLDERQRRATHLVAAAERILEGVKRRTQGLKSVDELNGYFAADPMILKVRELAARLADLGEGPRGDELLAKVKSAQQDALRSLKDKLDLFEDGDNVLRLGKHRFTVNTQPLELTLVPDATQETMELAITGTDFREAVADEAFLATKPYWSQTLISETSDVYRAEHLAACLLLDAEAGTDGATLAALHEARRSPEGLTTLVRKAAAARYEEGYERGVHDADAALLLDRLLELRDSAGLLRFAPSARALAVLFWVEAPSDSPRTSWHRRAASLARLRTSLGPTGAHEELAAELDGALRVFAEGLGFAGQGLTAQAARYLVEELGTDAPRFVCSHEAVAVHTAFVAQLDRDGHRVAFEEDLRQLRGELPARLAVARAWVQAFVGRPAAADAAADPRSGHFTDEVVVRLLTEGRVDRSETAARTVLVVEGLVGSHGRIEGGRCELRLDTFLPRLERFRSERVPGFRAFRVARQALVERERARLRLDEYKPKVLTSFVRNRLVNEVYLPLVGDNLAKQMGAAGEKKRTDLMGLLLVISPPGYGKTTLMEYVASRLGLVFMKVNGPSLGHDVRSLDPAEAPNATARQEVEKINLALEMGNNVMLYLDDIQHTHPELLQKFISLCDAQRRIEGVWKGKTRTYDLRGKRFCVVMAGNPYTESGDRFQIPDMLANRADTYNLGDILSGKDDVFALSYIENAITSNPVLQPLGTRDPGDIHKLVRMAQGEAVPTTGLAHDYAAVELGEIVAVFKHLFAVQKTLLEVNRTYITSASTDDRFRTEPPFKLQGSYRNMNKLAEKVVAAMTSDELDRLIEDHYVGEAQTLTTGAEHNLLKLAELRGRLTPVQAARWAEIKREYLRVKKLGGAEDDPVTRVTGQLSDLGSHLQGIRGALEKVSPSGATPKPEGDGLPPWLADHLGRLDAILHAIEKRPVNLAIHQEPPRGIEELLGQQVAIVERTLIPLVRAAARNMEDRQALERKVEQLLGALRGTVGSAG